In a single window of the Terriglobus roseus genome:
- a CDS encoding VIT1/CCC1 transporter family protein encodes MHIERHRINRVGWLRASVLGANDGLLSTASLVLGVAAAHGTHHAVLISGAAGLVAGAMSMAAGEYVSVSSQADSEASDLERERQELATDPVGEHSELKHIYVSRGLTPELAAEVAKQLMAKDALAAHARDELGIADGYTARPVQAALASAASFAAGAVVPLIVGVLASQHLIPLVVLTSLVCLMVLGGLAARAGGAGVLKGSLRVTFWGILAMAVTFGVGALVGEAVPTL; translated from the coding sequence ATGCACATCGAACGTCATCGCATCAATCGAGTCGGCTGGCTTCGTGCTTCGGTACTGGGTGCGAACGATGGCCTGCTGTCGACCGCCAGCCTCGTGCTTGGTGTCGCGGCAGCTCACGGAACACATCACGCCGTCCTGATCTCCGGCGCTGCAGGCCTTGTCGCCGGAGCCATGTCCATGGCCGCGGGCGAGTATGTCTCCGTCTCGTCGCAGGCTGACTCGGAGGCATCGGACCTTGAGCGCGAGCGGCAGGAACTCGCCACCGATCCTGTCGGCGAACACAGTGAGTTGAAGCACATCTATGTGAGCCGCGGCCTCACGCCAGAACTCGCAGCCGAGGTTGCAAAACAATTGATGGCAAAGGACGCGTTGGCTGCCCATGCTCGCGATGAACTGGGCATTGCAGACGGTTACACTGCCAGGCCAGTGCAGGCAGCGCTCGCTTCGGCTGCAAGCTTCGCAGCGGGCGCGGTGGTTCCGCTGATTGTCGGAGTTCTGGCCAGCCAACATTTAATCCCGCTTGTCGTTCTGACGTCCCTGGTGTGCCTGATGGTCCTGGGCGGTCTGGCCGCTCGCGCCGGCGGTGCGGGTGTGCTGAAGGGATCCCTGCGTGTCACCTTCTGGGGAATCCTGGCTATGGCCGTGACATTCGGCGTCGGCGCGCTCGTTGGAGAAGCAGTGCCGACTCTCTGA
- a CDS encoding universal stress protein has translation MKGSNPMSTAAPTNYPYAIPHEILLAFDPADMNQKAMECSKSLARRFGSHVTIAHVSQPVSPIVTPEGMYFEDLDRSAAAITDSQLDQAVEDLRASGLKADRAEHWGLVTEELQSLAREKSADLLVLGTHAPRGLDRLFFGSTAEDVADRSGWPVMIVGPNADMPSGAWAPKEVVCIVGQSREDVSAAVYGYHLSREVGAAFTLFSITDKGSEIANPVDSEVFFRSLADQLPGVNVSHEIPRREIRQGIAKDSVLRLLKALQPGAVVMAAEHAGPLHSHFHRDLLSDVVGEAKCPIIVVAKDDQRAQG, from the coding sequence ATGAAAGGCAGTAATCCTATGTCGACCGCGGCTCCCACCAATTACCCCTACGCAATTCCTCACGAAATCCTGCTTGCGTTCGATCCAGCGGATATGAATCAGAAAGCGATGGAGTGCTCCAAGTCGCTGGCGCGCCGCTTTGGATCGCATGTGACCATCGCGCACGTCAGCCAGCCGGTAAGTCCCATTGTGACTCCCGAAGGTATGTACTTCGAGGATCTGGACAGGAGCGCAGCCGCCATCACGGATTCCCAGTTAGACCAGGCGGTGGAAGATCTTCGCGCCAGCGGCCTGAAGGCCGACCGTGCCGAGCACTGGGGTCTTGTCACTGAGGAACTACAGAGCCTTGCACGCGAGAAGTCAGCCGACCTGCTGGTGCTCGGGACCCATGCGCCTCGCGGCCTGGACCGCTTGTTCTTCGGTTCCACCGCCGAGGATGTAGCCGACCGCTCGGGCTGGCCGGTGATGATCGTCGGGCCGAATGCGGACATGCCGAGCGGTGCCTGGGCACCAAAAGAAGTTGTCTGCATCGTTGGGCAGTCACGCGAAGACGTCAGTGCGGCAGTGTACGGATACCACCTGTCTCGTGAAGTAGGCGCGGCGTTTACGCTGTTCTCCATTACTGACAAAGGCTCAGAAATTGCGAATCCCGTCGACAGCGAGGTCTTTTTTCGGAGCCTGGCGGACCAGCTCCCGGGCGTGAACGTCTCACACGAAATTCCACGGCGCGAAATCCGCCAGGGCATCGCGAAGGACTCTGTTCTCAGGCTTCTGAAAGCACTTCAGCCGGGAGCCGTGGTGATGGCTGCGGAGCATGCCGGCCCACTGCACAGCCACTTCCACCGCGATCTGCTGTCAGACGTTGTAGGAGAAGCAAAGTGCCCCATCATCGTCGTAGCTAAGGATGATCAACGTGCGCAGGGGTAG
- a CDS encoding PAS domain-containing sensor histidine kinase — MAQQMEHLRSSLPKQAGTWSDPERWLAAIVESSNSAIMAESLEGTIMTWNAAASRIFGYTAEEAIGMPVFALAWPGEESIVRGLLDVLRRGERIDNFETSRRHKDGHRVFIALSLFPIKDEDDVVIGIAKIATDITQRKAAEAAEAQTRTELLAERKYREVIEHAPDAILEVDAGGIIVIANQTAERHFGYPREELLGAPIEMLIPAANRSQHASHRDAFMQADRARAMGEGLDLSARRKDGSEFPVEVSLSPIVMDSGVLVVAAIRDVTERRRSDQQVRLLQESYLSEVSARQQEAERLNRLKSEFLASVSHELRTPLHTIIGFTDLLHEDPQHTLSERQLRFVENIRRDSEHLLELINDVLDLSRIEAGGLTIHPEELSLHQAFTEAIETVRLSCEAKALRVTVSCDPDLVLLADPTRLRQILTNLLSNAIKFTAPGGAIRMKATREPGFAKISIRDNGIGIAPEELSNIFGKFYQVGVTTGGVREGTGLGLAICRELVETQGGSLSVSSQLGTGSIFSFTMPLP, encoded by the coding sequence ATGGCACAGCAGATGGAACACTTACGCAGTTCCCTCCCCAAGCAGGCGGGGACATGGTCGGATCCAGAGCGGTGGCTCGCTGCGATTGTGGAGTCATCCAACTCCGCCATCATGGCGGAGTCCCTCGAAGGCACCATCATGACGTGGAACGCGGCGGCATCCCGCATCTTCGGCTATACCGCGGAAGAGGCGATCGGTATGCCGGTCTTCGCGCTGGCGTGGCCGGGCGAAGAATCCATCGTGCGCGGGCTGCTGGATGTGCTGCGGCGCGGCGAACGTATCGATAACTTCGAAACCTCACGCAGACATAAAGACGGGCACCGGGTCTTCATCGCGCTGAGCCTCTTCCCCATCAAGGATGAAGATGACGTCGTAATTGGCATCGCCAAGATCGCGACGGACATCACCCAGCGAAAGGCGGCAGAGGCGGCAGAGGCCCAGACCCGCACGGAATTGCTGGCAGAGCGGAAGTATCGCGAAGTGATCGAACATGCGCCGGACGCAATTCTTGAGGTCGATGCCGGCGGCATCATCGTCATCGCCAATCAGACCGCGGAGAGACACTTTGGCTACCCGCGGGAGGAATTGCTGGGCGCTCCGATTGAGATGCTGATTCCCGCAGCGAACCGCTCACAGCACGCATCGCATCGAGACGCTTTTATGCAGGCCGACCGGGCCAGGGCCATGGGCGAGGGACTCGACCTGAGCGCCCGGCGCAAGGATGGATCTGAGTTTCCCGTTGAGGTCAGCTTGAGTCCCATCGTGATGGATAGCGGCGTTCTTGTCGTCGCTGCCATCCGGGACGTCACGGAACGGCGACGGTCCGATCAACAGGTGCGCCTGTTGCAGGAGAGCTATCTCAGCGAAGTCTCCGCGCGTCAGCAGGAGGCAGAGCGCCTGAATCGCTTGAAGAGTGAGTTTCTGGCAAGCGTCAGCCACGAACTTCGCACACCCTTACACACCATCATCGGCTTTACGGATCTGTTGCATGAAGACCCTCAACACACACTTTCCGAACGCCAGTTACGCTTCGTTGAAAACATCCGGCGCGATTCAGAACACCTTCTGGAACTCATCAATGATGTGCTCGATCTAAGCCGGATTGAAGCCGGTGGACTTACGATCCATCCGGAAGAACTCTCGCTCCATCAGGCATTCACCGAGGCCATCGAAACCGTGCGGCTCTCCTGCGAAGCGAAGGCGCTGCGGGTGACCGTCTCGTGTGATCCTGACCTCGTGTTGCTGGCCGATCCGACGCGTCTCCGTCAGATCCTTACCAACCTGCTGAGCAATGCGATCAAGTTCACCGCTCCCGGTGGCGCCATTCGCATGAAGGCAACCCGCGAACCGGGATTTGCGAAGATCTCGATCCGGGACAACGGTATCGGCATTGCCCCGGAAGAGCTCTCAAACATCTTCGGGAAGTTCTACCAGGTGGGCGTGACCACGGGCGGCGTGCGCGAAGGCACTGGCCTTGGCCTGGCGATCTGCAGAGAACTGGTGGAGACGCAGGGCGGCTCTCTCTCCGTCAGCAGTCAGTTGGGAACCGGAAGCATCTTCTCCTTCACCATGCCACTGCCGTAG
- a CDS encoding response regulator, which yields MIATCLIADGAALARELLRSILEDMGFDLMEAANGEQVVRLAILFPPHVIVMDMDLAKKNGLEVIATLRRHAAFKETPIIAMTCVSAEHHPARLRQAGFTDVLVKPIRPAALRSLLQTVLAP from the coding sequence ATGATTGCGACTTGCCTTATCGCTGATGGAGCTGCCCTCGCGCGCGAACTATTGCGGTCCATCCTGGAAGATATGGGGTTCGACCTGATGGAAGCGGCGAATGGAGAGCAGGTCGTGCGTCTGGCAATCCTCTTCCCACCGCACGTCATCGTCATGGACATGGATCTGGCGAAGAAGAATGGCCTTGAGGTCATCGCGACGTTGAGGCGGCACGCTGCCTTTAAAGAGACTCCCATCATCGCCATGACCTGTGTCTCTGCGGAGCACCACCCTGCGCGTCTGCGTCAGGCTGGTTTTACCGACGTCCTGGTGAAACCCATTCGCCCGGCAGCCCTGCGATCCCTGCTTCAGACCGTTCTGGCGCCTTAG
- a CDS encoding sigma-54-dependent transcriptional regulator, whose amino-acid sequence MAELIRAVIIDDNLSSLELLTAALEQKDVAIHTASDPVLGLDLVRKLKPQLVITDLVMPGLSGLDVLREIMAFAPATNVILMTAHYTTETAVEAIRNGAADYLQKPVRVAALRDRVRHLLAAAESRKVALSRSSTQFDDFSFEGLLAKSASMWNVFALIDKVAPHFRTLLIQGETGTGKDLVAQAIHARSRVKGRFVVLNCSAVVETLFESELFGHTRGSFTGADRDKTGLFVAADGGTLFLDEVGDMPIATQAKLLRAIQNQEIYKIGSLVPTRVNVKVIAATHRNLKQEAKEGRFREDLFYRLSMVEIEVPPLRDRRDDIELLAGQFAVRFSAEFQKKVRGISPRAQLILNRYDWPGNVRQLEHVIARSCMLSEGELIEGEDLPADVVAGSQPSPAATVSRLAEQERQLLEQIHRETKGNQSESARRLGIGRDALRYKLNKYGLSS is encoded by the coding sequence ATGGCCGAGTTGATCCGCGCAGTCATCATCGACGACAACCTCAGCAGCCTGGAACTGCTCACTGCGGCACTTGAGCAGAAGGATGTCGCGATTCACACGGCTTCGGACCCGGTGCTTGGACTCGACCTGGTGCGGAAGCTGAAGCCCCAGCTGGTCATCACGGACCTGGTGATGCCGGGGCTGAGCGGCCTCGACGTCCTGCGCGAGATCATGGCGTTTGCGCCGGCCACGAACGTCATCCTGATGACGGCCCACTACACTACGGAGACCGCCGTCGAGGCCATACGCAACGGTGCTGCAGACTACCTGCAGAAGCCAGTCAGGGTGGCCGCCCTTCGAGACCGTGTCCGGCATCTACTGGCCGCAGCCGAGAGCCGCAAGGTGGCGTTATCACGCTCCTCGACGCAGTTCGACGATTTCAGCTTTGAGGGGCTCCTGGCGAAGAGTGCATCGATGTGGAACGTCTTCGCGTTGATCGACAAGGTGGCGCCGCACTTCCGGACGCTCTTGATTCAGGGCGAAACCGGCACAGGCAAAGATCTTGTTGCGCAGGCGATTCATGCGCGCAGCAGGGTGAAGGGGCGCTTCGTTGTGCTGAATTGTTCGGCCGTCGTGGAGACGCTGTTTGAGAGCGAGCTCTTCGGACACACTCGCGGATCGTTCACCGGCGCTGACCGGGACAAGACCGGTCTGTTCGTCGCGGCTGACGGTGGCACGCTGTTCCTCGACGAGGTTGGCGATATGCCCATTGCAACACAGGCCAAACTGCTGCGCGCCATTCAGAACCAGGAGATCTACAAAATAGGTTCGCTCGTTCCGACGCGGGTAAACGTGAAGGTGATCGCCGCCACCCATCGCAATCTAAAGCAGGAAGCCAAAGAGGGCCGTTTTCGGGAAGATCTCTTCTACCGGCTGTCCATGGTGGAGATTGAAGTCCCGCCGTTGCGCGATCGCAGGGACGATATTGAGCTGCTGGCCGGTCAGTTCGCAGTTCGATTTTCCGCAGAGTTCCAGAAGAAAGTCCGTGGCATCTCGCCTCGGGCACAGCTGATTCTGAACCGCTATGACTGGCCCGGTAATGTCCGGCAGCTTGAGCATGTGATCGCACGTTCCTGCATGCTGTCGGAGGGGGAACTGATTGAAGGGGAAGATCTACCGGCAGATGTCGTGGCAGGGTCGCAGCCGTCGCCGGCGGCGACGGTCTCCCGACTTGCCGAGCAGGAGCGGCAGCTGCTGGAACAGATCCATCGGGAGACGAAGGGAAACCAGTCAGAGAGCGCAAGGCGCCTCGGGATTGGGCGCGATGCGCTTCGCTACAAGCTGAATAAGTACGGCTTGTCTTCCTAA
- a CDS encoding Crp/Fnr family transcriptional regulator: MSKCTNCPHVGKYAFCNLGEAARNFLEANSITMEYPRGNVLFREGEAAGAVFLVCSGKVKSTATSTEGRSAILRLSGPGDVLGMSAVMGSTPYEITAEAVLPSRIRVLHARVLQEFMREFNDASLGAARALAQDYRSAFHEMRLMALPETPAGRLSRLLLDWSEESAAAGTPLTMTLTHEELACMTATTRETVTRTLSRLRKEGTITIKGISLTVLKPAALRQLASC; the protein is encoded by the coding sequence ATGTCCAAGTGCACGAACTGCCCACATGTTGGTAAGTACGCGTTCTGCAATTTGGGCGAAGCGGCCAGAAATTTTCTGGAAGCCAACTCCATCACCATGGAGTACCCGCGCGGCAATGTTCTTTTCCGCGAGGGCGAAGCGGCAGGGGCAGTCTTTCTCGTCTGCAGCGGCAAGGTCAAGTCCACAGCGACTTCAACCGAGGGCCGGTCGGCGATTCTGCGGCTTTCGGGACCCGGAGACGTGCTGGGCATGAGTGCCGTCATGGGCTCGACACCCTACGAAATCACCGCGGAGGCCGTACTGCCAAGCCGGATTCGCGTGCTTCATGCGCGCGTCCTGCAAGAGTTCATGCGCGAGTTCAACGACGCCAGTCTTGGCGCCGCGCGCGCGCTCGCACAGGACTACCGATCCGCTTTCCACGAGATGCGCCTGATGGCGCTGCCGGAGACTCCCGCAGGTCGGCTGTCGCGCCTGCTCCTTGACTGGTCGGAAGAGAGCGCTGCCGCGGGAACGCCGCTCACCATGACGCTGACCCACGAGGAGCTGGCGTGCATGACGGCAACGACCCGCGAGACGGTGACCCGGACCCTGAGCCGTCTTCGGAAGGAAGGCACCATCACCATCAAGGGCATCTCGCTGACAGTGCTGAAGCCTGCCGCACTCCGTCAGCTGGCAAGCTGCTAG
- a CDS encoding nitroreductase family protein: MDCIETIRNRRSVRSFSDRSVNAATVQDLIEAASMAPSARNAQPVAFWTFLDADSIEALGHQVKNWIMQHPPNEPFTSPMRPVLSAADYRVFYGAPVLILVLATSRQADTRDACCLAAENLMLAARSAGLGSAWVGIATDYFELPETKRKLAIPESYTVVAPLVLGYPTAWPAPTARRAPEVRWCALPHPSHLA, from the coding sequence ATGGACTGCATCGAAACAATCCGGAACCGCAGGTCTGTTCGATCCTTCAGCGATCGGTCTGTGAACGCTGCCACGGTGCAGGATCTGATTGAGGCTGCAAGCATGGCTCCGAGCGCTCGGAATGCGCAGCCCGTCGCCTTCTGGACGTTCCTGGATGCCGACAGCATCGAGGCGCTAGGCCATCAGGTGAAGAACTGGATCATGCAGCATCCACCCAACGAACCATTTACCTCTCCGATGCGGCCAGTCCTCTCCGCGGCGGATTACCGTGTGTTCTATGGGGCTCCGGTCCTGATCCTCGTCCTGGCCACGTCCCGACAGGCAGACACACGGGACGCGTGCTGTCTTGCAGCAGAGAACCTGATGCTGGCCGCGCGTTCCGCAGGGCTTGGTTCGGCATGGGTAGGTATTGCGACCGACTATTTCGAACTACCAGAGACCAAACGCAAGCTGGCGATCCCTGAGAGCTACACGGTGGTCGCCCCCCTTGTTCTTGGGTATCCCACAGCATGGCCCGCCCCCACTGCCCGGCGCGCGCCCGAAGTACGCTGGTGCGCCCTGCCCCATCCGAGCCATCTCGCTTAA
- a CDS encoding Hsp20/alpha crystallin family protein encodes MEQSATNTAEMVRATTPMEFFSMVHHIESCIGAKTLEIPKSRNWEGPLTEQDWKFAEELVLDPAEVSSTVRNDGMLVRVPVGGYRAEDIRLHTERSLLGLCGYTENADGGAKMFYARVKLPQTVRGSRSAAWISDGVLHVALPCEQAATVPPDVQMPLLPKPVRPTYAAAM; translated from the coding sequence ATGGAGCAATCGGCGACGAATACGGCGGAGATGGTCCGGGCAACAACTCCCATGGAATTCTTCTCGATGGTCCATCACATCGAGTCGTGCATCGGTGCGAAGACGCTTGAAATCCCGAAGTCCAGAAACTGGGAGGGACCGCTTACTGAGCAGGACTGGAAGTTTGCCGAGGAGCTTGTTCTGGATCCGGCCGAAGTCTCGTCCACCGTTCGCAATGACGGCATGCTCGTACGCGTTCCGGTGGGTGGCTATCGCGCAGAAGACATCCGCCTGCACACGGAGAGGAGCCTGTTGGGTCTCTGCGGCTACACAGAAAATGCGGATGGAGGAGCGAAGATGTTCTACGCACGCGTCAAGCTTCCGCAAACGGTTCGCGGATCTCGCTCTGCGGCCTGGATTTCTGATGGCGTGCTTCATGTTGCGCTGCCATGTGAACAGGCAGCGACGGTCCCGCCAGACGTCCAGATGCCGTTGCTTCCCAAGCCCGTGCGCCCGACCTACGCGGCTGCAATGTGA
- a CDS encoding universal stress protein, with the protein MPVIGNRPEITLDDIVFATDFAPASARAETYAAQIARRYGSRLHVVTVVDLNTPIPAGDGTCVLPIQDLVEARHAQLNALISRLSGVQSVLHVAESFSVAQAILNVAMECGANLIVMGTTSKGALKKLVLGSVAEEVIRTARIPVLTIGPRVAASTDAIVPFQKILFANDMSPQANKALPVALAFAEDGGARLVICRVNKGEGSTLLSEDDIALESSLLKALPAAAIDWCDPESIVEHGNPSEALVALADRTGSDLIVLGSRRSTFRLEYLERGVTPAVIAQAKCPVLSLSA; encoded by the coding sequence ATGCCCGTGATCGGAAATCGCCCGGAAATAACCCTGGATGACATTGTTTTTGCCACAGACTTCGCTCCTGCATCCGCGCGGGCCGAGACCTACGCAGCACAGATCGCCCGCCGCTACGGCTCGCGATTGCATGTCGTAACGGTTGTGGATCTGAACACACCCATTCCTGCGGGCGATGGAACCTGCGTGTTGCCCATTCAAGACCTGGTCGAAGCACGGCATGCACAATTGAATGCGCTGATCTCCAGGCTGTCCGGCGTTCAATCCGTACTACACGTGGCTGAGTCGTTCTCCGTGGCGCAGGCAATCCTGAATGTTGCCATGGAGTGCGGTGCCAACCTGATCGTGATGGGCACAACTTCGAAGGGCGCGCTCAAGAAGCTGGTCCTGGGTTCGGTCGCGGAGGAAGTTATCCGTACCGCGAGAATCCCGGTCCTGACGATCGGGCCACGCGTCGCTGCGAGCACCGATGCGATCGTGCCATTTCAGAAGATCCTGTTTGCGAATGACATGAGTCCACAGGCGAACAAGGCGCTGCCGGTCGCGCTGGCATTTGCCGAAGATGGAGGCGCCCGTCTCGTTATCTGCCGCGTGAATAAGGGCGAAGGCTCCACGCTGCTGTCTGAGGATGACATCGCCCTAGAGAGTTCGCTGCTGAAGGCGCTGCCAGCGGCCGCGATCGACTGGTGCGATCCAGAGTCCATCGTTGAGCATGGCAACCCATCGGAAGCACTGGTTGCACTGGCAGACCGCACGGGCTCCGACCTGATCGTGCTGGGATCGCGCCGCTCTACCTTCCGGCTGGAATACCTGGAACGAGGCGTCACGCCCGCGGTCATCGCACAGGCGAAATGCCCCGTCCTTAGCCTGAGCGCTTAG
- a CDS encoding zinc-dependent alcohol dehydrogenase family protein — MSPVSMRAAIFRGTGSLSVEQVPTPQPAAGESLIKVLACGVCRTDLHILEGDLPQLQPAIIPGHQIVGEIVTTSGNRFVAGDRVGVSWMGGTDGTCKFCRSGRENLCDQAVFTGYSRNGGYADYVTARTDFLIPLSSAMTPEVTAPLLCAGMIGFRSLRVAEVKPGQRVGLFGFGASARLVMPVLRFWGCEVYVSTRGERHRQEAVAMGAVWVGDAFDQPPVALDAAVIFAPVGSVVLAGLKSLDKGGIVSINAIHLDGMPAFDYDSILWHERQIRSVANMTRQDATDFLSIAQQIKITPAIRVFPLEQAKEALAAIKDEDVVGSAVIVP, encoded by the coding sequence ATGTCCCCGGTAAGCATGCGCGCGGCAATCTTCCGTGGGACTGGTTCGCTATCCGTAGAACAGGTGCCGACGCCGCAACCGGCGGCGGGCGAGTCCCTGATCAAAGTCCTCGCCTGCGGCGTTTGCCGCACCGACCTCCACATCCTGGAAGGGGACCTGCCCCAGCTTCAGCCGGCAATCATTCCCGGCCACCAGATTGTAGGGGAGATCGTGACCACATCCGGCAACCGCTTCGTCGCAGGCGACCGAGTCGGCGTGTCCTGGATGGGCGGCACCGACGGAACGTGTAAATTCTGCCGCAGTGGCAGGGAGAACCTGTGCGATCAAGCCGTCTTCACCGGCTACTCCCGCAACGGTGGCTACGCGGACTATGTCACGGCGCGCACAGACTTTCTGATTCCTCTCTCAAGCGCGATGACCCCTGAGGTTACGGCACCGTTGCTGTGTGCGGGCATGATCGGCTTTCGCAGCCTTCGTGTTGCGGAGGTGAAGCCCGGCCAAAGGGTTGGCCTCTTTGGCTTCGGCGCGTCGGCCCGACTGGTCATGCCGGTACTGCGGTTCTGGGGATGCGAGGTCTATGTCTCGACGCGAGGCGAACGCCACCGTCAGGAAGCCGTCGCCATGGGTGCCGTATGGGTCGGCGATGCCTTCGACCAGCCGCCTGTGGCGCTCGACGCGGCCGTCATCTTCGCGCCGGTTGGCAGCGTGGTTCTTGCCGGTCTGAAGTCCCTCGATAAAGGCGGAATCGTCTCGATCAACGCCATTCACCTCGATGGGATGCCTGCCTTCGACTACGACTCAATCCTCTGGCATGAGCGCCAAATCCGAAGTGTCGCGAACATGACGCGACAGGATGCAACCGACTTTCTGAGCATCGCCCAGCAGATCAAGATCACTCCCGCAATCAGGGTCTTCCCCCTCGAGCAGGCGAAAGAAGCGCTGGCCGCCATCAAGGATGAAGACGTCGTCGGCTCTGCGGTCATCGTTCCGTGA